The Streptomyces sp. ICC1 DNA window AGCGGGTAGCCGTCGGCCAGGCTCACGGTCTCCCCGGGCAGGGCGTAAGCGGGATCCACGGGCCGCCGGCCGGCCGGATCGTCCAAGTGCGCCAAGCGCGCCGGCACCCCGAGGTACGCGGTGAACCAGTCGGCCGCGGCGCTCGCCGCGGCCACGGTCTCGACCTTCTTGCCGAAGAGCACCACCGGCTCCAGCGGCCCCGGCTCCGGCACCTCCACCGTCAGGTCCGCCATGCCCGGTGCCGACAGCGCGATCCCGCCGCCCCCCAGCGGACGGGCGCTCGCCAAAGCCAGCCTCGGCTGCTGCCGTTGGGTGATGACCGCACCCTCGCCGTCCACCACGGCCCACCGGCGGTCTCCTGCCAGACCCCAGGGCTCCACGGCCACCTCGTGGGGAGCCGTCCCCGCCACCGATTTCACGGGGTGGACGTGGAGCGCCCGGACGTGCAATTTCGACATGAGGGCATACTGCCATTCGCCCTCAGTGCTTCCGCCGGGACCTCCACGGCGACCTCGTCGAAGCGTTCGTCGGAGCGCTCGCCGCGAGCGCGCCGGTCAGTACCCGCGCCCCTGCTGGTACGGACGGCCGTACGGGTCCTCGTACGAGGCGGCCGGGACGGGCGCGGGCTGCGCCTGCATCGGACGCGGCGCGGCCGGGCGCATCGCCTCGTAGCCGGTGCCCGTGGCGACCGGGCGGGGCTGCTGCGGCTGGGGCTGCGGGACGTAACCCGTGCGCGCCGCGAACTGCTGCTGAGGGATGTACGGCGCGGGAGCCTGCTGGAGCGGCATCGGCTGCTGCATCTGCCCCATTTGGGTCATCTGGGCCATCTGCGGCATCGGCTGCGGAGCGGACTGCTGCTGGTACGGGTAGCCGTACGCCGGGACCTGGCCGTGCTGCTGCGAGACGGCCGGCGGGAGCGCGGCCGGCAGCGCGGGCAGGGCGGACGGCAGAGCCGGGAGGTACCCACCGCTCGAGTAGCCGGAACTCGGCGAGTCGTAGGCGGCCGGGACCCGGATCGGGGCGATCTGCGGAGTGCCGCGTTCGGCGACGAGGGAGTCGTAGATAGGGGTGTCCGGGAAGGAGGGCGCGGAGTAGTAACCGCCGCCATAAGTGGAGCGGGGGGAGGTCATGGACCTAAGTTAAGCCCACGACTTCACCGGGTCCATAGCGAGGTGCCCCCAACACCGCCCTGACCTGCATATTCGCAGGTCAGGGCCACAGGTTTCACTTCTTCTTCACGTGCACGATTCGTCACTTCCACCCCGTCTTGCGCCTACTCGTACTCACCGGTTGGGTGCGGGGCCGGAGGCGTCCCGCGGCGTCCTGACAGAGAGTCACAAACTGGTGACCTCGGATGACATGGTTTCGGGTGGGGACGACCGGTTTCAGGCGTCGCCGGGGCGGGCATAGGTACGGCCTTTCCATGCCGCTCCGCGTCCGCGGTAGTGCTGCACGGCGGAGTCGAGGGTCATCAGGAGGTAGAGCAGCGCGGTGAGCGGGAGCAGCGGCGCGAGCGCGAGCGGTTGGCGGTAGTAGCGCAGCATCGGCACGTAGGTGGCGGTCATCAGCAGCCAG harbors:
- a CDS encoding DUF6643 family protein, with translation MTSPRSTYGGGYYSAPSFPDTPIYDSLVAERGTPQIAPIRVPAAYDSPSSGYSSGGYLPALPSALPALPAALPPAVSQQHGQVPAYGYPYQQQSAPQPMPQMAQMTQMGQMQQPMPLQQAPAPYIPQQQFAARTGYVPQPQPQQPRPVATGTGYEAMRPAAPRPMQAQPAPVPAASYEDPYGRPYQQGRGY
- a CDS encoding MOSC N-terminal beta barrel domain-containing protein; the encoded protein is MSKLHVRALHVHPVKSVAGTAPHEVAVEPWGLAGDRRWAVVDGEGAVITQRQQPRLALASARPLGGGGIALSAPGMADLTVEVPEPGPLEPVVLFGKKVETVAAASAAADWFTAYLGVPARLAHLDDPAGRRPVDPAYALPGETVSLADGYPLLLTTLASLDALNELISQGDHPDEGPLPMNRFRPNVVVSGAEAWAEDGWLRIAIGDAVFRGVRECGRCVVTTTDQVTAARGKEPLKTLARHRRIGKSLAFGRLLVPLRLGTVRVGDEVRVLE